The following proteins are encoded in a genomic region of Syntrophorhabdaceae bacterium:
- a CDS encoding tripartite tricarboxylate transporter substrate binding protein produces the protein MKGRGSTMRSILLLSGIFLLLMPTVSPAQQYPTRPVNIYIGMAPGGAQDPCIRGIAAAAEKFLSQPFVVSNKGGGGGSVCYGLIAKEKPDGYHLAGTSSGGLLYVPQVRQVSYTLDDFTFIMTFAKAPPTGLLVQASSPWKTFKEFVDYAKKNPGAINYGTSGVGGPPHLAMEYVAKQEGIKWTHVPFKGSSEALTALLGGHIQAQSGGVLEIIDYVKTGKVRVLGIQDDNRAKSLPDVPTFRELGYNFVAELYYLFSAPKGTPANVVKKLDEAFHKGMDDPKFLKIMKDLEMEVVYRNSEDTRKFLKSAYPRLEQFVKQLNLPKESDGK, from the coding sequence ATGAAAGGCAGAGGATCTACAATGAGAAGTATACTATTGTTGTCCGGGATTTTTTTGTTACTAATGCCCACCGTTTCGCCTGCCCAGCAATACCCGACGAGACCGGTGAACATTTACATCGGAATGGCTCCGGGTGGGGCGCAGGATCCTTGCATTCGCGGGATAGCCGCGGCAGCTGAGAAGTTCCTGAGTCAGCCCTTTGTCGTGTCGAACAAGGGCGGCGGAGGAGGATCGGTCTGCTACGGTCTCATCGCAAAGGAGAAACCGGACGGCTATCATCTCGCGGGCACATCCTCGGGTGGTCTCCTGTATGTTCCGCAAGTCCGGCAGGTCTCCTACACATTAGACGATTTTACGTTCATCATGACTTTTGCAAAGGCGCCTCCCACGGGTTTACTGGTTCAGGCAAGCTCACCGTGGAAGACTTTCAAAGAGTTCGTCGATTATGCGAAGAAAAACCCGGGGGCGATCAACTATGGAACATCAGGCGTTGGCGGACCTCCGCATCTGGCTATGGAATACGTTGCCAAACAGGAGGGGATCAAGTGGACCCATGTTCCCTTCAAGGGTAGCAGCGAAGCATTGACAGCATTGCTTGGAGGCCATATACAAGCCCAATCGGGCGGAGTTTTGGAAATCATAGATTATGTCAAGACGGGAAAAGTTCGCGTGCTGGGAATCCAGGATGACAATCGTGCGAAGTCTCTTCCCGACGTGCCGACGTTCAGGGAGCTGGGGTACAATTTTGTAGCTGAGTTGTACTATCTTTTCTCAGCGCCCAAGGGAACGCCTGCAAACGTGGTGAAGAAGCTGGATGAGGCATTTCATAAGGGGATGGATGATCCGAAATTTCTCAAAATCATGAAGGACCTGGAGATGGAGGTTGTCTATCGTAATTCCGAGGATACGAGAAAATTTCTGAAGAGTGCCTATCCCCGTCTCGAACAGTTCGTCAAGCAGCTCAACTTGCCGAAGGAGTCAGACGGCAAATAA